Within Myxocyprinus asiaticus isolate MX2 ecotype Aquarium Trade chromosome 18, UBuf_Myxa_2, whole genome shotgun sequence, the genomic segment tggtgcattttttatttatgcttATATCTTATTGTATTTTCATATTATTTGCAACATGAACACGAGATATTTTTGTGTGTCTGTTATATCCCTTTATAGCTAGTgttttatagtatatatacaaaagtatatatacacatatattttttTGGTATCAAGCTTTTTATTTCATTATCAACCTATAATGGGCTACAAATTGTCTCCACAGGCAGTTTCTTTCAGATGTCATAAATGGGTTATTAGTTGAATTGCAGAAGAAAAACACTTTTGAGAGTCTGTTCTCTGTATTggaggaggagaggaagaagaAAGCCGATCTTCTGGACATGATAAACAGGTTTCAATATGAACTGACAAATCATTTACAGAAAAATATAATGTGCTATATCTTGTAGCCTCAGACAGTAAgcatacaacatactgtatataaacccTAGGGAGAAAGAGAGCCGCCTGAGGGTTAAAGAACTGCAAAAACAGTTACTGGACATTCACGCTGAAAAAGCAGAGAAGTGTGAGGTAATCACATCTTCCCTGTTACATACAAAGgtttttattaataattcatttacagctAAGGATTTTACACTCTCAATTATGTTTATGATGATGTTTACTTTTGGTCAAGGTTTTTACCACACTGAGAGAGTAAAGTAAATCTcattaaaacaatgtaaaaaaaaaagtgtccccaaaatcaaaagaaataaattatattttgcaaaaaaaaaataattaaaaaaatattttaaagtctaTTAAAAGTCTATTTTTAGCACCATTATAAAACAGTGGCAGCAGTACCATGAGAAAAGACACAAATATTCAATAAACAGTTTACAGTATTATTGATAATTAGTGTTGAGTTACTCAAAAAATAATCAACTACAAATATCTTCTCTAATTATATCTCTAATAATTACTCTGTCTTCCTTTTTGAGCTTTGATCTGTAATTTTGGACAGCTGCCGTGTGTCTCTGAAAAACGGCTCTGATCTCTCTCCAGGCACTTGAGGAGCTGATCGCCTACCTGAAGGTCCAGATacaggacatgagggtgaggacaGGGCAGCAAGGGAAGTTTGTCAAGAGCTGTGCTGAGCAGCTGGTCTATGAGGGACAGAAAACCAACAGTCACAAAGAGAAGGAACTGGAAGATGAAGTGAGGGTGTGTGTTTGACAACATGTTCTGCTCCTGTATTTTTCAGGAATATATTGCACACTAGAAACCACCCCGAAACCTCTCAGTTTGTAAAACATTCTCAGAAGTTTGGGTGTGACACGCTAAAATATAGGAGAAACGGTGTCCAGTATGGATTTCATACCAAACACAATATTGTTCCCTCAAATAGGGGACGAATCCCtacatccgtccgtccgtccgtccgtccgtctgtctatctatctacagtgctGCATGTTAAAGTATTCAAATTACATAAGGCCTATGCAACCTTAAGATTTTAAGGCTTTTTATACTTGTTTAAACTTCAGAAAAGGCATTGTCAACattaaagtttgtcttgacaaacacTACTTTTCTAGTTCATCTCTATATCCTCTTGCAAAATATTTAAGAAGAAAGTGCATCAGGTAACACTGTCTATATAAAATTTCAGATTGTGTAGAGGTTGCTACTTAACTGCCTTTCAGTGTTGAAGCTGCTGACATTTTGAACGTGATATCAGAATGGTCAAGTGGGAGAAGTCAGCGTTTTCACAAAATTGAGATTCTCAACTTACTTTCCAATTTGTCGTTATGTGTGATAAAGATCTTTGTCAGAAACTTGTAATTGTAATAATTCCGACATTACATGAATGCAGAATTAAAACCATAGACCATcatcttttaatttaaaatttccaCCTTTGGTTGTACACTCAGATGCTGCAAGAGAAGAATAAGGAGGAAAAAGATGTTCACATGGAGATGATGACCTTCCTAAACAGACAACACACAGTgagacacatacatatatatatatatatatataacagtgcATTCAGTCAgtattcattttttcacattttgttatgttgcagccttatgctattTATTATTTCACATCATTCTACACTCCATACACcattaatgacaaagcaaaaccagatttttgataactttgcaaatttattaaaaagaaaaaactgaaatatcacattggcatAAGTTATCAGACCCTTAACTtgatacttagttgaagcacctttggcagagaTATCAGCcttaagtctttttgggtatgatgcgacaagctttgcacaccggggtttggggattttctgccattcttctctgcagatcctctcaagctctgtcaggttggatggggacgatcggtggacagtcattttcaggtctTTCCAGAGATATTCGATTGGGTTCAAATCCAGGCTGTGGCTGGGCCacttaaggacattcacagagttgtccctaagccactcttgcattgtcttggctgtgtgcttagggtcattgtcctgttggaaggtgaactttcggcccagtctgaggtcctgagtgctctggaccaggttttcattaaggatatccctgtattttgctgcgttcagctttccttcaaccctgaccagtcccccagttcttgccactgaaaaacacccccacagcatgatgctaccaccaccatgcttcactgttggtattgtgcaggtgatgaacagtgcctggtttcctccagacatgatccttggaattgaggccaaacagttcaatcttcatttcatcagaccagagaatcttgtttctcacagtctgagagtcctttaggtgcttttttatgtgtcttgcactgaagagagacttccatctggccactttgccataaagcccagatcggtggaatgttgcagtgatggttgtccttctgcaagtttctcccatctccacacatgatctctggagctcaaacagagcagtggtgaattctcagggccagcaaagacttctctgctggcctaacatgccaaataaataaatattcttcatcctttcattctcaatcacctttttgcctttgtatttttaatcgctttccactcatgattaatctacaaacaaataaagaaaaactaaaagtttatgcagtcagaatttattccttgatgctccAAGCGAAGCGTGACAACCGTTTCACAAATAACATGCCCGAAGCCGAAGCagtgtgtgagtctgagctccaccccctcaggccttcaaaatttccacagaatccctcaacagtgcaaatgaatgcgcatctaatgtcagattgtcagattcatcagccaatcagatttatttatttgttcttggtggctgagatctttaggatatgtgccggtcgaggccttctagctggccttgagtgatgcaatcaggctttaagtgatgtacgtaatttgaaagcgaagagtgcgagatcttgctgacgagtcggctgtcatcactgccgctatcattgttgagaaagagattcttatggatttaaaaacatgagatgttctgcatgaccatgtgattgcttaatttattaaacaggaaatgaggactgattttcacttcaagtaaattggtaagtgctttttgcatttttatagcaacatcaggagttttctaagtgtaaattaggctgcttgagcattcagtgtcggatcaagttttgaaaagtagtgctgcgttccattcaactcggaaagtcagattttacaacttcctactaggaaaagtgcaatggaatgcatcttgaagtcagaattacaacttgtaggcttgtgcagaaattctcaactctgattttgcagagatgcaggggcatgatgtcacacaaacatgtggacactcagggagatatacaaagtaagtgataaacattcactttatttaatattgataaatgtgttcatttccacattacatgatattaaagcttgtttaacaaacgccggCAGAAACAGGTggataaaacattataatctcttttgataatcatacatctgaagcacaaatgctagcgctgcagcactgtttatcagttgggttgctaggagacatctctaatgagagtcaaacccctgctaagctaacggaagcattgcagttccgaatatcagggaaatggaatgcatttatggtcggagatatcaagtaggaatatcccacatccaacttgaatggaacgcagcataaccgtgtaccctgatgaaatgaaatttattgcaagcaacttttaaatcgcaaatattattagatagatttttccaggtattacagacctccttggtagattcatatgaaaaattatgatttttgaatgtctgttcaggagacagtcatgctgcagttaaaattaggcttgcttgagaattaagtgtcgtttcaagttctggcttttgtgcgtggacgtgttttaaaatgtcaattggtattattagttagctgcgacataatgtatgatgcccaaaggcatagggtgtcttattcattgtgaaactgtgttttcttaatggcatgaatcacactgaaggtctagactttaaatgcacggcccgccactgaacCAGAGTGActatcaggttcttggtcacctctcttaccaaggcccttctcccccgattgctcagtttggccaggctgccAGCTTTAgcaagagtcctggttgttccagtcttcttccatttaagaattatggaggctagTTATGCAGCCAGTTTTTTGtagtcttccccagatctgtgccttgacacaatatTGTCTCTGAGCTTTGCAGGCAGTTaatttgacctcatggcttggtttttgctctgatatgcattttcagctgtgagaccttatatagacagatgtgtgactttccaaatcatgttcaatctatttaattttccacaggtggactccaatcaaagtgtagaaacatctcaaagatgatccagagaaatgggatgcacctgagctaaatttcaagtgtcatagcaaagggtctgaatacttatgtcaatgtgatatttcagttatttatttttaatacattttcaaaggtaTCAAAAATatgggttttgctttgtcattatggggtatggagtgtagactgatgtgaaaaaataatataaagcattttagcataaggctgcaacataaaatgtgaaaaaaatgaaggggtcttaATACtttatgcactgtatatacacacacagtatgtacatgattaatttataaaaatgcattaattaaaggagattaaaagaatagttcacccaaaaattcatatGCTGTCAtcaatttactcacactcattttaaatccatatgacttttgtctgtggaacacaaaagatatatttaagcaatcctggctgctcttttccataatgtaagtgaatgtggaCTGGGTCCGTCAAGCTCCGAAATTACTAAAAAAGTACCGTTAAAGTaaatgacttaaaagtcttctgaagccatacaatagcttgtgtgtgaaacataccaaaattttggTTATTATTCAAAGAAAGTCTTCCTTACAGCAAAACTCTgaaatggcacatcaactgtatTTAACATCTACTGCTAGTGATGTTTAGTTTGTGAACGACtcagtctttttgaacaaatcttttaagcaaattaatagTTTTCGTTCACCTCCATTTCATTCAACTCATATTTCTCATTCACTGATGTCACTCCCATTCGCAGCCAATGAGCTCAACCAAATGTGGCCTGCAAAGGACTCCAATGTGGCCCGCGGGatttgaggggggaaaaaaaaatacttaaaaacatTCACGTTGATTTAGCCTATTACATCAATATGATGACCTTTTTTTAGCTACAGCAGggcagataaacattttaatttatggtgTTACATGGATGTTATAGCTAGCATCATTGgtggaatttcttttaattacgcATGACATTCAGCGCTCGCAGATTCATGTCTATCAGCAAATGCCCCTAAACTGCAAGTCTTTGCTTTCTGTCATGCCAAAATGTTTTGTGTACAAAATTAGTTAAAAACTTAACTCAGTCATTAAACTTGTTGTTCAAATGATAACATTACAATCtttgtaataaatgttttttatcattttacGTGTTttatgcgtggattgactgtctcagacgtggaggcaacagattcgtcctctgccacatggattgaggcaagtcactatgccaccatgaggacctagagcgcattgggaattgggcattccaaattggggagaaaagaccTGCTTTCTTGTCATTTGTGGCTAAAAAGTTTATGGTGTTTTaactatttttaaagtgtcttcatACATTTTTAGACATGCAAATTAATTTGTGTTGCTTAGTCCTGCTTTTAAAGACTCTATAGTCAGCCAATAGCATTCGAAAATGGgttgtgaaggagcatatcattggtttcacccaCTGAACAAATACACCCCTTCcctaatagttttttttattcattttattaatttgagtctgaacgagTCAAGACATCTCGTTcgtgaacaaactgaatgtactggtacactCGTTTGCAAACGAAATGTATGAATCAGTCATCTCTTTCATGAGCGAAGATCTGCTGACTGGCTGAACAAGAGGCAAGTCGTTCATTCAGCAAGAAAAGGGgcggatgaattatgaataaagtgagtgatgaccacacattacaataacatatggacattattgaaactcataattctTTTTAAGGTTAGTATTGTAGTCTTTTTTGTATAGTTTgataaaatgttgtgctcagcagttcacaatatgatagatatgctttgttgtcattggTGAGGAAATGCTTATtttgcttaaacactctgcagtgctgaagtctcttggTAGAATTGACTGGATTAAAAAGACTAGAGTCACtaggatgaatcaaaatccccaccactacctACTGCTATTCGTTCCCATGTGTCCTGTGACCAAACATCATTGACATCAatggtgccatatttgatttaagaGCTACAGCAAAGGTAGAAATTTTAAGTggaattttagtctgttcctcacacaaagatatcttaatgcacaagtcatatgggctAATTTCATGatacttttaaggtgcttttttgtcattttggagcttgacaaccctctccccattcactttcattattttgaaaaaagtgtctatgatattcttcaaaaatgtgttattttgtgttccacaaaagctTTTAAGCTTTTAAGTGAATAacaatccactgccattgtatttaaAAGATGGTACAATATTAATTAAAGCATTTCCTTTTGTTATCCAcatatgaaagaaaatcatacaggtttgagggTGTGCAAAAGATGAGAATTGTTAgctgaactactcctttaaacatTAAGCTTGATTAATGGCAAattcactgaaactgtttcattGCTGTAATTGAACTACTTGTGCTCAAAAGAGCTTACAGGAGAAGCTGCAGTTTTGGATTCAGTGTTATGAGAAAGACTTGGAGGAGAAGGAGCAAGAGATCACAGCTCTAAAGAATACAAGGGCCAACAAGCTGGCACAACTTCAGGAGCTGTCCAAGAAGGTTATTAAAACACTGCTTCTCAACTGCTTCTCAAGTGTTCATGccagaacttgcattgtttttagcactaaacaagtGAATACCTGAACCACTATTAACAAGCATCAAGATTTTGAAAAgacaatgacttaaatttcaggtgGTTTCTAACCAAATCATATCGTATGACTTCCGAGTCACATAGAAAACCTATGTATATGgtacttatgttttttttttaagcgttaaagtgaggcactatccactgccattgtattaaaaaagaTAGCCCTTGAAATTCGAACTTTTTAATGAATGCGGAACCTTTTGTGATAAGcataagaaagagagtcatacaagttttgaatgatatgagggtgactaaattatgacaattttcattttggggtaaactattcctttaaaccctaTGGGCTGAGCAACTGGCCCCAGCTTTTATAGCTTCTTATCTGATCACAAATGAAATTTTGATGAGTATTGCTGATAATAATAAGATGTGATTCTATTTTTACAAGGAATCAGTCTACAAATTGTAAAGTAACTCTTCATACCTTAGTGCAGAGACATGCAGCAGGTCATTATTGAAGACAGAATGGAGAAGGAGCGGTTGCGTGTACAGCTGGAGAAAGAGCAGATGGAGAGAGATGCAGCAACTAAGGTAAATTAAAGCAAACAAGAGAGTATTTTCATGCATGCATTAGTCATAAGGAAAAAGATATTTGTTTGACTTTTGTTTCATGTATCCATGTTCAGATCCAGTCCTGGTGGCGCGGGACTCTAGTGCGCAAGGGACTGGGGTCTTCCAAGAAAGGCGAGAAATCCAAGgctaaaaagggaaaaaaaggcaaaaagaaGAAGTGATGATTGTGGAATTAGAGATTTTGGTGGCTGCTTATACattctctctgtcacacacaaacacacacacacacacacacagatgccagtatgcaaataaattaaaattttaataaaagagAAAATACAGTTATATGACAATTGGATAACTTTTTATTCATGAACATCACTAATCATACTACGGAAATATTCACACTAGAAAACTCACAAGTCCATCTATAAATAGTATGAAACATTAATATTGTTTGGTTTTAAGGGTGCATGttataaaaatgctgtaaaaactgGGTTCAAAGGACAATCCAGAGTGCTCTCCTACATATAGTTATTCAATACTGTAGGGGAAGCAAGAATACAAGTACAGATTCAAACCTTGTTGATCCTTaaaaaactttctttctttctttaagtTCCATGTTTCATTTTGTAGTATGTATGCTGACATTG encodes:
- the iqcg gene encoding dynein regulatory complex protein 9, with protein sequence MMSLEALRACVVLQDCADQLEVIGNIVQRRPITKHRATELNLQTSGRCLSAGSSLSDATEELHTSLQRLSINESPLTTDNLTKVQHERQFLSDVINGLLVELQKKNTFESLFSVLEEERKKKADLLDMINREKESRLRVKELQKQLLDIHAEKAEKCEALEELIAYLKVQIQDMRVRTGQQGKFVKSCAEQLVYEGQKTNSHKEKELEDEVRMLQEKNKEEKDVHMEMMTFLNRQHTSLQEKLQFWIQCYEKDLEEKEQEITALKNTRANKLAQLQELSKKCRDMQQVIIEDRMEKERLRVQLEKEQMERDAATKIQSWWRGTLVRKGLGSSKKGEKSKAKKGKKGKKKK